In the genome of Dermacentor andersoni chromosome 3, qqDerAnde1_hic_scaffold, whole genome shotgun sequence, one region contains:
- the LOC126517367 gene encoding uncharacterized protein, which translates to MLTYLMPFYLCPVLYPGTKESKCFYCVLLMMSWWQVRPIPRPVLAFLPAIALPLLGIMGHDQVATNYFSVDVLTTMLLLWLVLVSDETSTVGRLTYALVGRFGSRAGPVLVLLTVSTFVASLVLPQSLVTVFVTCLVERLCNFVRKEGLQDAQRCLDRAVAEDTTGRPCDVDTLMLYEELAVALWKRHRMGLADQDSVECWDADKRGTDSPDSRRLGALKRKMSILKPSKSAAAQDVAGAGTPSATRFAADLPPGKASTPPNESKPPEGKLIRAKRRRQSFADKPHVFEYSEHRRVTHDMPASQQEEPNTSRTSNPSPWFTPSQQSSVSLRASFGKPASFTAARTAGEDAHVTEATSSNHGSSVSPTRAPKVIGVAASGSAVAFAKAAAPSESATQRFRPAASMQRRVSMAATLGPSRAEPSFGGAGGTGRLQARRISIRYPNQPLMSGRDGHRAFQRFRTDDRSTVSNAMSSANIPDDVEEDPEELRLRRNQEVLAALCVCGSMTSVAGSIASYWFTPAAEAIAANMDSSSLSFWSWTLITLPVSLAASALSSVCVYYGTLQAHESKLNEDAEELIRCYAKLKLGRLERCEQVPPSRLFPSREPRWCEVLWRQLQTRTSPSPYLLHRIHPSIYFLIIFERLILLFWIGYSGSTIWCRFIHRQDLTTCILGGIVLLASTALSSRPGGRAPASSTSPSRFRSNVDVDGDDTPDFRPHGFDRGLASFASRLPWGVIVIYGAASVITRVAQTTGVAKVAFDTKFWSEQSDLVKQVLLTIASSLMAEFMNAATLCDAILPMVVSLSTDTEHDALYFGLPVAVGASVNTIMPVSLPLVMLHDMAPVTRKQLILTGAFVKTVVVAIILLSMNTTGEYVLHSNKQFNNTESLQTFLLR; encoded by the exons GTGGACGTTCTGACGACCATGCTCCTGCTTTGGCTCGTGCTGGTGAGCGACGAAACGTCGACCGTCGGTCGGCTCACCTACGCACTCGTGGGCCGCTTCGGAAGCCGCGCCGGGCCAGTGCTCGTGCTGCTGACGGTATCGACGTTCGTGGCGTCGCTGGTGCTGCCGCAAAGCCTCGTGACCGTGTTCGTCACGTGTCTCGTGGAGCGCCTCTGCAACTTCGTGCGCAAGGAAGGCCTGCAGGACGCGCAGCGCTGCCTCGACCGCGCCGTCGCCGAAGACACCACGGGCCGACCGTGCGAT GTGGACACACTGATGCTTTACGAGGAGCTGGCCGTGGCCCTGTGGAAACGTCACCGCATGGGCCTCGCCGACCAGGACTCGGTCGAGTGTTGGGACGCCGACAAGCGCGGCACGGATAGCCCGGATTCCAGG AGACTCGGGGCGCTGAAGCGCAAGATGTCCATCCTCAAGCCCTCCAAGTCTGCAGCCGCACAGGACGTCGCTGGAGCGGGCACGCCCAG CGCGACCCGGTTCGCCGCCGACCTCCCGCCGGGCAAGGCGTCGACACCCCCGAACGAGTCGAAGCCGCCGGAAGGCAAACTGATCCGTGCCAAGCGTCGTCGTCAATCGTTCGCCGACAAGCCTCACGTGTTCGAGTACAGCGAGCACCGTCGCGTGACCCACGACATGCCGGCCTCGCAACAGGAGGAGCCCAACACCAGCCGCACATCTAACCCCAG CCCTTGGTTCACGCCGTCGCAACAATCATCCGTCTCCTTGCGTGCCTCGTTTGGGAAGCCGGCATCTTTCACCGCGGCCCGAACTGCCGGAGAAGACGCACACGTTACGGAAGCCACGTCCTCGAACCATGGGTCCTCGGTGTCGCCGACCAGGGCTCCGAAGGTCATCGGCGTCGCGGCGAGTGGCTCCGCTGTCGCCTTCGCCAAAGCCGCCGCGCCATCCGAATCGGCGACCCAG CGATTCCGGCCGGCCGCGTCGATGCAGCGTCGCGTCTCAATGGCCGCCACGCTGGGCCCGTCCCGTGCGGAGCCCAGCTTTGGCGGCGCCGGTGGCACAGGCCGCTTGCAGGCGCGCCGCATCTCCATCCGCTATCCGAACCAGCCGTTGATGTCGGGTCGCGACGGTCACAGAGCCTTCCAACGGTTCCGCACGGATGACCGATCCACCGTCTCCAACGCAA TGTCGTCTGCGAACATTCCAGACGACGTGGAGGAGGATCCCGAAGAACTACG GCTCCGGCGTAACCAGGAGGTCCTGGCAGCCCTGTGCGTATGCGGCAGCATGACAAGCGTGGCCGGTAGCATCGCCAGCTACTGGTTCACGCCGGCCGCCGAAGCCATCGCCGCCAACATGGACAG CTCTTCGTTGTCCTTCTGGAGTTGGACTCTGATCACGCTGCCGGTGTCGTTGGCAGCATCGGCTTTGTCCTCCGTCTGCGTCTACTACGGCACCCTGCAAGCCCA TGAGAGCAAGCTCAACGAAGATGCGGAGGAACTGATCCGCTGCTACGCCAAGCTGAAACTTGGCAGACTGGAGAGATGCGAGCAAGTGCCCCCGTCACGTTTGTTTCCTTCGCGCGAACCTAGATG gtgtgaagttctgtggcgacagctgcagactcgcacctctCCCTCCCCTTACCtgctccaccgcattcatccttCCATTTACTTCCTCAT AATCTTCGAACGACTAATTCTGCTGTTCTGGATCGGCTACTCTGGAAGTACAATCTGGTGTAGATTCATACACAGACA AGACCTCACCACGTGCATACTCGGCGGCATCGTGCTGCTGGCGTCGACGGCACTAAGCTCACGGCCGGGTGGCCGCGCGCCGGCAAGCAGCACGAGCCCGAGCCGGTTCCGGAGCAACGTGGACGTGGACGGGGACGACACGCCCGACTTCCGGCCCCACGGATTCGATCGCGGTCTCGCCTCGTTTGCCAGCCGCCTGCCTTGGGGCGTCATCGTGATTTACGGCGCCGCGTCGGTCATCACGCGAGTCGCCCAG ACGACGGGCGTGGCCAAGGTGGCGTTCGACACCAAGTTCTGGAGCGAGCAGTCGGACCTTGTCAAGCAGGTGCTGCTCACCATCGCGTCGTCGCTCATGGCCGAGTTCATGAATGCGGCCACGCTCTGCGACGCCATCTTGCCCATGGTCGTCAGCCTT TCCACGGACACGGAGCATGACGCCTTGTACTTCGGCTTGCCAGTGGCAGTGGGCGCCTCGGTGAACACCATCATGCCGGTCTCGCTGCCGCTGGTCATGCTCCACGACATGGCGCCGGTCACGCGCAAGCAGCTG ATCCTGACAGGAGCCTTCGTGAAGACCGTGGTGGTGGCCATCATTCTTCTCTCGATGAACACCACGGGAGAATACGTTTTACACAGCAACAAGCAATTCAACAACACCGAGAGTCTGCAGACATTCCTGTTGCGCTAA